AAGGTGTAGCAGGAGAGGTCGCTGGAATACTTCTCGACCTCGACGGAGACGTACGGGTGCTGCCGGAAGAGGTCGTTCTTCCTGCCGTACTTGGTCGCCAGGAAGTAGAGAAATTTCCCGTCGAAGACGTACAGGAACGGGGCGATATACGGGTACTTACCTCCCTGGAATGCGATACGGCTGACAAAACCCTCTTCGATGAGTTTATCGTACTCTGCTTTATCCATACTCGGAATTTTTACGATCTCCATCGGGCATCCTCTATTCCCGGTAACCTGTAAGAGTACATATAAGTTTCCAAGGGACGGCGTAGCCTCTCCAACGAAAGAGGAAATACCCCGCCATTACGGTTTTTACAGCAGAAATCCCCCATTTAGCGGCCGAACCTCCGGGCAACCCTTCCCCCGCAGGACTCTGGCGCATCGGTGGAGGTTAGCAGGGTTTCTCTGCCGGCTGTTCCTGACCCCGGCCCCACCGAAGGGTATTCGTGCTGCCTGATGTACCGGCCCGCAGATGGCGGATATCCGTCGGCGCCGGAAACGGTTTCGCCGGAGAGCCATTTTTTCCAAACAGACAATATAATAATATTTATATTTAACAATTGAAAGAAAAATGCACATGAACAAGCACCATGAGAACGCTCTCATTCTCTTCGGAATTGCCGTCTGTGCGGGATTCCTTCTCTCCGTTCCACCCGTTGCCGGCTCCGGCCAGGGGCTCATGGCGCTGGGGTCGGGAGAACTGTTACCGTTCTCACTCGCCAATCTTTCGGTGGCGGAGAACGGCTCGGAGCCATCCGGCACTCCGATACTCCCGGACATGAGAAGTATCTCCGATGCGGTCCCGGCACTCACGGACGGGGAAAATATCTCTATTGCATTCCCGGTACTCCTGGACGACAGGGATACCTCCGGTGCTGTTCCGGAACTCGCGGACGAGGGGAACACCTCCGACACGGTTCCGGAACTCGCGGACGAGGGGAACGCTTCCGATGCATTCCCGGTACTCCCGGACGACAGGGATACTCCTGACGCATTCCCCGCTCCCACCGACCCCGGGGTTCCCGGCGCCGACACCGAGCCGGTGATGCCTGCCGGTCCGGAGAACGCCGGCCAGCCCGTCATTCCTATCCCTGCAGTCGACGCATCTTCCAATGAAACCGGCAGCTACAACGACGAACGGCTGGCAGGGCTGATCAACACGGCCAGCATTCGCCTGATGAGGCTCTCTATGGAGCACGCCTATGCTCTCTACCTGCAGGATGCAGATGTCGCCGCCGTAGCGGCGGACGACCTGCATGCGTTCTCCGTCAGGGTGCTCCGTGAGGTGCAGCCTCTCCAGGTCTCTCCGGGACAGCAGCCTGTCAAGGACGAGTTCATCAGGTCGCTTGAGGCATACTCCACGGCAAGCGAGACGCTTCTCGGCCCGACGGATGCCGGCGGGGATTCCGTTCCGACGGCCTTCAGGGACCTGGCCACTGCGTCGGAAGGCCTTGAAACGGTTACCCGGCAGGCCGGCGAGCTGCAGTCGACCGGTGCACGCACACCTCCGGTGAGCACCGCCGCGACCACCCTCGCGACCGGGGCACCCGGCGTTTCTGCCGGGACCGGGCCGGTCGTGGTCGCACCGCCGAACGAAGTGCTTCCTCTCCTCTATCGCTACACCTACGACGACCCTTCAGGCGAGAACATGGTCTCGCTGCTCGCGGAGTCCACCCGGACCGCAACGGTATACTATGACGTCCCCGTCAATGCGTCGACGGCGAGAGTCGAGGCCGGCGAAGGGCGTATGTTCCTCCTCGTCGTCGTCAAGTCGACAAACCTCGGGCACAGGGGCGACTCGGAACTCTACGCCATCGAGACTCCGGGACGGGATGCGTTCGTCCTCGAATACCAGGGATCGACGTTTGAGCCTCTGGATGTCCCGCCCTTCACCTCGCTCGGGGAGTCGTTCGACAGAAAGACGCTCGAGCGGTACGAATCGTTGAAAGGCTATCTTTACTTCGATGTCCCTGCCACGCTCGAGATCTCCGGGGCGACTCTCAGGGCGGATCTCGGGGATGCCGGGATGCCTGCCTGGGAACTCGGAAAGGAACTCGGGGAAGAGCTCGATGATGCGGCTGCGGTATAACCCGCACCGTGCTTTTTTCCATCTCCAGTCGGATCAGAGGGGGAGCAGTTCCACGTCCCGGGTCACCGTATCCAGCACGGCGACGGTCGGCCTGCCGGTCAGGTAACCGCAGGTCTCCCCGGGGTTGACGACCAGCGTCGACCCGAGTTTCCGGACCTCCGCCTGGTGGGTGTGGCCGTGAACCACGACATCGAAGGCCTTCCGTCCGATGAGTGCCTGCAGGAGTTCGCGGTCGTCGCCGTGGAGCAGCCCGATCGTCATGCCGCTCGCAGTGACGGCGGCAAAGCCTCCCCGCAGGCTGAGCCGGTCATGCTCGGCAAACCGTGCCGAAAGGAGACGGTGATCGCCGTCGTTGTTCCCGAGAACGCCGATCATGGGTGATTGCAGGTTCGCAAGCCGGGGGATGACGAACGGCGAGACGTAATCCCCGGCATGGAGTACCAGGTCTACCCGTTCCCTGTTCAGTTGCTCTACGGCCGCATCCACCATCCGGATGTTGTCGTGTGTGTCGGAGAGGATCCCGATGCGCATGTATGCACTCCTGACCGCCGTCACGATATATATGGCTGTGCATCGTCCCGGCGATCGAAACGATGGGGGCGGCGCCGGGAGCTCCGGACGGCACATCCCTCCCGGTCATCCGATACGCGCTTCCATGCATAACATCCGGGAAATTCCAAATATTCAGGTATTCTCAGGCTTTTTAAACAGGAAAATCTTTATTTAACCATTACCTGATACTGGAATAGGAGCATGCTCCCGGGGGTGCGCCGGGTCCGGGACCCTGCCCGGGCCGGGTGCGTCGGGGGCGCTGAAACAATGGACTCGTGGAGGTACAGCATGTGGGCATACATCAAACGTTCTGACGGTAGAACAGAGGAGCGAGAGTTTCCTGCAGGGGTATACATCGAGATCGGCGACATCCTCGAAGACGGATCGGTCGTCATCGATGTCCCGTACCCGGACGACATCGACGACGATATGGAAGCTCTTGAACTCTACGACGACTGAACCGGGCAGATCTTCGCGTTGCTGAAGTCCGGCGGGCGGCAGGGCACGAGGGACTCTGCCGCGCCCGGGTTATTGCCGGAACGAACCTGCAGCACGGCGCATCGGCTGGACGTTCGCCCCTTCCATCTCGCCGAGAGCAAACGCGAACCTCGCCCGGATGGTCGGCGGGAGGTCGCTCTCCGGTATCGATATGAACCCGTATGCCCCGTAGAAATCGACGAGTTCCCGGACCGCGTGCATGTACAGGGTGTCGTGCTGGCACGCCTCGACGAGTGCGTCCATCGCCCTCCGGGCATACCCTCTGCCCCGGAACCGGACCGGAGTGAAGACGCCGTCCACCTCGTAGCCGTCCGGGTGCCGGCGGCACCGGGCCACGGAGACGAGGGTGCCGTCCGCGAAGACACCGAATATCCGGTCTGTCTTCGGGTCCGCCTTCAACCCATGGTAGTCGATCCAGATCTCCTCGGCGAGCGCGAACTCCTCGCTTCGCAGTTCCCGGGTCTCGACCGCGAGGTGAATCCGGACCGCCAGCACCAGCACCGCCGGTTTTACGCACTCGAGGACAGCGCTCGTGACGCTCCCGAGCGGGGCGTTTCCCGGGGCGTCACGCTTCCCGATGCGCGGGATGACGACCGCGGAGGCGTTGATCTCGTCTGCTACGGCACAAATGGTCCGTGCCGGGCTTCCGTCCCGCATCAGCACCGCGATCTCGCGTCCTGCGGGTGATAGGACGTTTCGGAGAGCAGCCAGCCGGTCGCCTGCCTCCTGCCCGGCCTCTGCATGTCCGGGTTCGACGACGTGCAGGAGCACCGCCGTCCCGTCCCCGGCAGGACTCTCCAGGACCGAACGGACTTCGGGCGCAAGAGCCGCGAGATCGGTCGGCACCAGCAGCCGCGCAAAGAGCGGCCGGCTCCCTCCTGACTGCGGGACGATCAGGACGTGTATCCGGGCATCCCGGAGCACGACGGCCGCAACGTTCCCGGAGAAGAGGTTCCGGAGCAGACCCTGGTCCCTGAGCCCCATTGCAATCAGGTCGACGTTCCTCTCGGCGGCGACCCTGAGTATCCTCTCCGCGACAGGCGTCCCGTCGTCCTCCGCCACCACCACCTCGACGGGGTATCCCTGCCGCTGCACCAGCTCCTGCATCCGGCGGAGCGCCTCATCGGCGGGCGGGGACCCGGCCGATGTCCGGGCGTGGAAGAGGACGACCTCGCGGACGCCCGGAACCTCACCGACCCGCTCCGCCATGGCGACGGAGGGTTCAGAAAAGTCTGTAGGTATGAGCACCTCTGGAAACATGGTTCTACCTCAAATTATCCGGTACCCGCCCGGGGGCACGTGTATCACGAACCTCGCCCCTTTACCGGGTTTCCCGGTCTCCCGGATCGTCATCTCCGTGATGGCAAGGATCTCCCGGACGAGGAAGAGCCCGAGTCCGCCGTCGATGCCGATCCCGTACTCGAAGATCTTCTCCTTCTCTCCTTCGGGAACGCCGACACCGTCGTCCTCGACGCAGATCGAGAGCCCGTCGTCCCGGATCCGGTAGGTGACGACGACCGACGATACGGTCTTCCCGTGGCGAGCAGCGTTCTCGATCAGGTTCGAAAAGACCCGGTCGAGCATCGGGTCGGCGAAGACCTCGAGCCGCTCCACCCAGGGACGGACCGCTATCCCGGGGAGCGCCAGGGACGAGGTCACCTCCAGTATCACCTTCTGCAGCGGCTGCCAGTCCGGCGGCCGGAGGCCGAGGTCCTGGTAGTCCCGGGTGATCTCCGCACGGCGCTGCACGAGCCGTGCATCCTCTGAGAGGGTCTCCAGGTGCCGGCGGACGGCGGGGTCGTCAAACTGCCGCGTTCCCTCGGCGATCCGCCCGAGAAGTCCCGATACCGCCGCCATCAGGTCGTCCCGGGTGAGCCGTCCCAGCATGTTCAGTTTGGCGTTCGTCCGGCGGAGCGCATCCTCGGCGTTCTTCCGGGCGGTGATATCGACGAGCGTGACGATGATCCGCCCGTCGGGAAGCCGGCCGCCCGATGCGAGCACCTGGACGGCTGCCCCGTCGGTGCGGCGAAGGGTCGTCTCATACTCGTAGACGGTATTATTCCGGTTGATCTCCGCCTCGAACTCTTCCCAGGCACCGGGGTCGTCGAGGAATCCGGTGACGGGTTCTCCGGTCAGGTTCTTCGTCGTGGAGCCGAGGAGGGTGGCACCCACGTAGTTGGCCTCCTCGATCTGCGGCCCGGCCTCCCCCGGTGCGACAATGAACGTTCCTGCCTCCGAGTAATCGAAGATACCCCGGTACCGCTCTTCCTGCTCCCGCAGCCGGAGAGAGAGGAGCGATACGACGACGCCGATGGCGACGAAGACCACCCCCCGCGAGACTGCCGAGACGACCGGTCCGGCATCTCCCCCGGCGAAGGGCAGGGTCATCACCAGGTACCCGAGGGCGAGAGCGAGCGAGAAGACGATGCCGCGACGGGGGAACCAGTAGGAGCCAAGCACGATCGGCAGGTAGAGCAGGTGCGGGAGGACGATGGTGATGCCGGCAAAAAGCCCGGCGGCGTTTGCGGCGAAGGCGATGAGGGTTGATGCCGCAAGCACGAGGAGCCGGGTATCTCCTCCAGCAGACCGGCGCTGCCCGGAGATCAGGCTGCTCGCCCCCGAACATCGGTACGGAACGCAACCGGCTCTCCGGAGCTCCGGACAGGGGATACCGCTCCACGACATGCTCTCTGCATGATCTCCACAAGGCGCTTTGGTTTTAGGCCTTTAAAAGGGATCTGATCGGCGGGGCGCGGCGTGCCCGGTTTCGCGGTGAACTCCTGTGGGCTCCCGTCCCGGAGAACGCGGGGTCGTGCAAAGGCATATGCCATCCGTTCTGCCATTACTGATCGGAATAACCGGGAGCAATCATGAAGATCTCACTCCTCCAGGTGAACACGGTCGTCGGCGACCTCGCCGGTAACGCCGACCGGATAGCGGCGGGCGTCGGCGAAGCGTCCCGTCACCGGCCGGACCTGATCGTCGCTCCGGAACTCTCTCTGCCCGGCTGCCCTTCCCGGGACCTTCTGCTTGATACGGGGTTTATCACCCGGAATCTCACCGTCCTGGAAGACCTGGCCGCCGAACTTTCGGATGCCCCGCCGGTGCTCGTCGGTTTCGCCGCGCCGAACCCCGCCGGAACCGGCCGGCCGCTCTTCAACGCCGCCGCCCTCCTCCGGGACGGTGCGGTAGGGGAGACGTTTCGGAAAACCCGCCTCTCGCCCGGTCCACTCGACGAAGACCGCTACTTTGAGCCGGCGGCCCCGGACCCCCGGGTCCTCCGCCTCGGCGGGAGGACGGTCGGGGTCTCCATCGGCGAGGAGGTCTGGTGCGGGGAACCGGTGCCGGAGGTGATCGTGAACCTCTCCGCATCGCCGTTTGCCGCAGGCGTACAGGGCCTGCGCGAGGAGACGCTCTCCCGGATCGCGAGGGAGCACGGGGTCGCAATCGTCTCGGCAAACCTCGTCGGCGGAAACGACGACCTGGTCTTCGACGGCCGGAGTTCAGCCTTTTCCGCCGACGGAACCCTTATCGCCCGCGGTGCGGCCTTTGCCGAGGATGTCGTGACCGTCGATCTCGCCCGCCCCGTCCCCCGGGCGATCGCTCCCGACGATCCGGCACCCGAGTCCGAGATCTGGCGGGCGCTGGTGCTCGGCACCCGCGACTACGTCCACAAGTGCGGCTTTTCATCTGTCCACCTCGGTCTCTCCGGCGGGATCGACTCGTCGCTCGTGACCGCCGTCGCCGCCCGGGCGCTCGGGCCGGAGAACGTCCTCGGGGTGCTCCTCCCGTCCCCCTACACCTCCGCCGAGAGCATCGAGGATGCCAGAAAACTTGCGGAGAATCTCGGTATCCAGGTGGAGTGCATCCCGATCGCTCCGATGATGGAGACATTCGACGGCGCCCTCGCGGGAGTCTTCGCCGGCAGGCCCCGCGACATCACCGAGGAGAACCTGCAGGCCAGGATCCGCGCGACGGTCCTGATGGCCCTCGCGAACAAGTTCGGCTCGATGCTCCTCTCGACCGGGAACAAGTCGGAGGCCGCGGTCGGCTATTGCACCCTCTACGGGGACACGGCAGGAGGGCTCTCGGTGATCGCCGACGTCCCGAAGGGGATGGTCTACCGGATTGCCCGGTGGCTGAACGCGAAGGATCCCGTCATCCCCGAGAGGGTGCTAAAAAAGCCTCCCTCCGCGGAGCTCCGGCCCGGCCAGACCGACCAGGAGATCCTCCCCCCTTACGACCTCCTCGACGCTATCCTCCACCGTCACATCGACTGCTTCGAGTCGGTCGACGAGATAATCGCCGCCGGGTATCCCGAAGAGACCGTCCGGGCGGTCCTCCGGATGGTCGGGCAGGCCGAGTTCAAGCGCCGGCAGGCCGCACCCGGTATCAGGGTGACCGATCGGGCGTTTTCCACCGACTGGCACATGCCG
This portion of the Methanoculleus oceani genome encodes:
- a CDS encoding ATP-binding protein, encoding MLAASTLIAFAANAAGLFAGITIVLPHLLYLPIVLGSYWFPRRGIVFSLALALGYLVMTLPFAGGDAGPVVSAVSRGVVFVAIGVVVSLLSLRLREQEERYRGIFDYSEAGTFIVAPGEAGPQIEEANYVGATLLGSTTKNLTGEPVTGFLDDPGAWEEFEAEINRNNTVYEYETTLRRTDGAAVQVLASGGRLPDGRIIVTLVDITARKNAEDALRRTNAKLNMLGRLTRDDLMAAVSGLLGRIAEGTRQFDDPAVRRHLETLSEDARLVQRRAEITRDYQDLGLRPPDWQPLQKVILEVTSSLALPGIAVRPWVERLEVFADPMLDRVFSNLIENAARHGKTVSSVVVTYRIRDDGLSICVEDDGVGVPEGEKEKIFEYGIGIDGGLGLFLVREILAITEMTIRETGKPGKGARFVIHVPPGGYRII
- a CDS encoding metallophosphoesterase, translated to MRIGILSDTHDNIRMVDAAVEQLNRERVDLVLHAGDYVSPFVIPRLANLQSPMIGVLGNNDGDHRLLSARFAEHDRLSLRGGFAAVTASGMTIGLLHGDDRELLQALIGRKAFDVVVHGHTHQAEVRKLGSTLVVNPGETCGYLTGRPTVAVLDTVTRDVELLPL
- a CDS encoding GNAT family N-acetyltransferase, encoding MFPEVLIPTDFSEPSVAMAERVGEVPGVREVVLFHARTSAGSPPADEALRRMQELVQRQGYPVEVVVAEDDGTPVAERILRVAAERNVDLIAMGLRDQGLLRNLFSGNVAAVVLRDARIHVLIVPQSGGSRPLFARLLVPTDLAALAPEVRSVLESPAGDGTAVLLHVVEPGHAEAGQEAGDRLAALRNVLSPAGREIAVLMRDGSPARTICAVADEINASAVVIPRIGKRDAPGNAPLGSVTSAVLECVKPAVLVLAVRIHLAVETRELRSEEFALAEEIWIDYHGLKADPKTDRIFGVFADGTLVSVARCRRHPDGYEVDGVFTPVRFRGRGYARRAMDALVEACQHDTLYMHAVRELVDFYGAYGFISIPESDLPPTIRARFAFALGEMEGANVQPMRRAAGSFRQ
- a CDS encoding pyridoxamine 5'-phosphate oxidase family protein, with protein sequence MEIVKIPSMDKAEYDKLIEEGFVSRIAFQGGKYPYIAPFLYVFDGKFLYFLATKYGRKNDLFRQHPYVSVEVEKYSSDLSCYTFVTMQGYLVQLEDAIEKKIIREKFVDMIKAHNLSQNILAALGHKPEEPLESIASEERSNIWKLTGVTDIVALKNL
- a CDS encoding NAD+ synthase; the encoded protein is MKISLLQVNTVVGDLAGNADRIAAGVGEASRHRPDLIVAPELSLPGCPSRDLLLDTGFITRNLTVLEDLAAELSDAPPVLVGFAAPNPAGTGRPLFNAAALLRDGAVGETFRKTRLSPGPLDEDRYFEPAAPDPRVLRLGGRTVGVSIGEEVWCGEPVPEVIVNLSASPFAAGVQGLREETLSRIAREHGVAIVSANLVGGNDDLVFDGRSSAFSADGTLIARGAAFAEDVVTVDLARPVPRAIAPDDPAPESEIWRALVLGTRDYVHKCGFSSVHLGLSGGIDSSLVTAVAARALGPENVLGVLLPSPYTSAESIEDARKLAENLGIQVECIPIAPMMETFDGALAGVFAGRPRDITEENLQARIRATVLMALANKFGSMLLSTGNKSEAAVGYCTLYGDTAGGLSVIADVPKGMVYRIARWLNAKDPVIPERVLKKPPSAELRPGQTDQEILPPYDLLDAILHRHIDCFESVDEIIAAGYPEETVRAVLRMVGQAEFKRRQAAPGIRVTDRAFSTDWHMPIAAKPWWRR